One Mauremys mutica isolate MM-2020 ecotype Southern chromosome 19, ASM2049712v1, whole genome shotgun sequence genomic window carries:
- the RTN4RL1 gene encoding reticulon-4 receptor-like 1, with protein MLRKGGYVELLLMLLGLEIHFTACCPIDCICYPSPMTVSCQAHNFASIPEGIPENSERIFLQNNQITLLLRGHFSPSMVTLWIYSNNITFIDPDTFDGFVNLEELDLGDNRYLRALAAETFQGLVKLHALYLYKCGLSSLPSGIFGGLHNLQYLYLQDNHIEFLQDDIFVDLVNLSHLFLHGNKLWSLHQNTFRGLINLDRLLIHQNQLQWVHRRAFHDLRRLTTLFLFNNSLSELQGECLAHLGALEFLRLNGNPWSCDCKSRSLWDWLRRFRGSSSSVICESPEQMHGKDLKVLKAEDYRNCSGSESLHQIKTHTFSTADRGASKDHHPHHSSKEKGKERGVEHSLHSSQPVAPPGSRPGYRKPSKNCTSHKSRNRTSKPVSLGPRKSIHEAQDYVPDYQHKFSFGMMPTAPPKRKGKCTRRTPIRPPSGVQQAAGSSVIRASRLVFIMVLVVIIR; from the coding sequence GGGGTTATGTGGAGCTGCTCCTGATGCTGTTGGGACTTGAGATTCACTTCACTGCATGCTGCCCTATTGACTGTATATGTTACCCATCACCTATGACTGTCAGCTGCCAAGCCCACAACTTTGCATCAATTCCAGAGGGGATACCAGAAAACAGCGAGAGGATTTTCCTCCAGAACAACCAGATCACATTGCTTCTGCGAGGTCACTTTAGTCCATCCATGGTCACCTTGTGGATCTATTCCAATAACATCACCTTCATAGACCCAGACACCTTTGATGGGTTTGTTAATCTAGAAGAGCTGGATTTGGGGGATAATCGCTATTTAAGGGCTTTAGCAGCTGAGACCTTCCAAGGGCTGGTGAAGCTCCATGCCTTGTACCTGTACAAATGTGGGTTGAGCTCTTTACCCAGTGGGATATTTGGTGGCCTCCACAATCTACAATATCTTTATCTTCAAGATAACCACATAGAATTCCTTCAGGATGATATTTTTGTTGACCTAGTCAATCTCAGCCATCTTTTTCTCCATGGAAACAAGCTGTGGAGCCTTCATCAGAACACATTTAGGGGACTAATAAACTTGGATAGGTTACTTATCCATCAAAATCAACTCCAGTGGGTCCACAGACGTGCTTTTCACGATCTCCGAAGATTGACCACCCTTTTCCTGTTCAATAACAGCCTCTCTGAGCTCCAGGGGGAATGCCTCGCCCACTTGGGAGCCCTGGAGTTTCTCAGGCTGAATGGCAACCCTTGGAGCTGTGACTGCAAATCCAGGTCACTCTGGGATTGGTTGCGCAGATTCAGAGGTTCAAGTTCCAGCGTGATCTGTGAGTCTCCTGAGCAGATGCATGGCAAGGACTTGAAGGTGCTAAAAGCAGAGGACTACAGGAACTGTTCTGGGTCTGAGTCCCTCCATCAGATCAAAACAcacactttctccacagcagacAGAGGAGCCTCCAAAGACCACCACCCACACCACTCCTCCAAGGAGAAGGGTAAAGAGAGAGGGGTCGAGCACAGTTTACACAGCAGTCAACCAGTAGCACCTCCCGGTTCACGTCCAGGTTACAGAAAGCCCAGCAAGAACTGCACCAGCCACAAAAGCCGCAACCGAACCTCTAAGCCAGTGTCTCTGGGGCCACGGAAAAGCATTCATGAGGCTCAGGACTATGTGCCTGACTACCAGCACAAATTCAGCTTTGGCATGATGCCAACTGCACCACCCAAGCGGAAGGGTAAGTGCACCCGGCGGACACCCATCAGACCCCCCAGTGGAGTACAGCAGGCAGCTGGGAGCTCGGTGATCAGGGCCTCTCGTCTAGTTTTTATAATGGTTTTAGTGGTCATAATACGCTGA